In Prosthecochloris sp. GSB1, the following proteins share a genomic window:
- a CDS encoding ABC transporter ATP-binding protein — protein sequence MNGPLIRIRSLCKFYSMGEETVKALDTIGLTFERGEYVAIMGPSGSGKSTLMNIIGCLDTPSSGTYELNGQNVEEMDDDELARIRNREIGFVFQTFNLLPRLDCLRNVELPLIYAGVDAEEREERATEALKRLGLGDRIGHKPSELSGGQIQRVAIARALVNYPSLILADEPTGNLDTATSRDIMSIFSELSAAGNTILLITHEEDIANYAKRTIRLRDGKIESDTNDPSDNGA from the coding sequence ATGAACGGGCCTCTTATCAGAATACGCTCGCTTTGCAAGTTCTATTCGATGGGCGAAGAGACGGTCAAGGCTCTCGACACTATCGGCCTCACCTTCGAGCGCGGCGAATACGTCGCCATCATGGGCCCTTCGGGCAGCGGCAAATCGACCCTGATGAACATCATCGGCTGCCTCGACACCCCTTCATCCGGAACCTATGAACTCAACGGCCAGAACGTCGAGGAAATGGACGACGATGAACTGGCCAGAATCCGGAACAGGGAAATCGGCTTCGTGTTCCAGACCTTCAATCTGCTGCCGCGACTCGACTGCCTCAGAAACGTCGAACTCCCGCTCATCTATGCAGGCGTCGACGCGGAAGAACGGGAGGAAAGAGCGACTGAAGCACTGAAACGCTTAGGGCTCGGCGACCGGATCGGACACAAACCTTCGGAACTTTCCGGAGGACAGATCCAGAGGGTCGCCATAGCCAGGGCGCTCGTTAACTACCCTTCGCTCATCCTTGCCGACGAACCTACGGGAAACCTCGACACCGCGACGAGCCGCGACATCATGTCGATATTCAGTGAACTCTCCGCCGCGGGCAACACCATTCTCCTCATCACGCACGAAGAGGATATCGCGAACTACGCAAAACGGACCATAAGGCTTCGAGACGGAAAAATCGAAAGCGACACGAACGATCCCAGCGATAACGGAGCCTGA
- a CDS encoding efflux RND transporter periplasmic adaptor subunit, which produces MPRRSPKKKRTALLLTAAVAVLALAAVLLLLSRTNRKTEVTTEKAFRKEVVHYVTATGKIEPELEVTMSPDVSGEIIELPIVEGQVVEKGDLLFKIQPDVYINQVEQNRARLNLSHSQSLEAKARKLKADDEFRKATLLYRERLISDSDYLTAKTNAEAAKATYEASRFAIDQNKSLLDQSLDQLEKTTVTSPIRGTVIELNSKVGERVVGTAQFQGTDVLRVANLDSMQVEVEVNENDIVNVRKNDRVIIGVDAFGKRTFQGEVREISNSAITESAGTQEEVTNFAVKIRIFNHQRLLKPGMSATADIETERVENALVVPIQSVTVRDDSEEKDKEKKSKPPEETGSERMRESPASRADDASRQGVFVVENAVARFRPVETGTTDNTHIVILNGIQEGEKVVSGSYTAITRELRDGAGVKEKNDRSP; this is translated from the coding sequence ATGCCCAGACGCTCCCCGAAAAAAAAGCGAACCGCTCTCCTGCTGACAGCCGCGGTCGCCGTTCTTGCCCTTGCGGCGGTCCTGCTCCTGCTTTCCCGTACGAACAGAAAAACGGAAGTGACGACGGAGAAGGCTTTCAGAAAAGAAGTCGTCCATTATGTCACGGCGACAGGCAAGATAGAACCGGAACTCGAGGTAACCATGTCGCCGGATGTCTCGGGTGAAATCATCGAACTGCCGATCGTCGAGGGCCAAGTTGTCGAAAAAGGCGACCTGCTCTTCAAGATCCAGCCGGACGTCTACATCAACCAGGTCGAACAGAACCGGGCGAGGCTCAACCTTTCGCACTCCCAGAGCCTCGAAGCGAAGGCGAGAAAACTCAAGGCCGACGACGAATTCCGCAAGGCGACCTTACTCTACAGGGAAAGGCTCATTTCCGACTCCGACTATCTGACCGCGAAAACCAACGCCGAAGCCGCGAAAGCCACCTACGAAGCCTCCCGTTTCGCCATAGACCAGAACAAAAGCCTTCTCGACCAGTCGCTCGACCAGCTCGAAAAGACAACCGTCACGAGCCCGATCAGGGGAACGGTCATAGAACTCAACAGCAAGGTCGGCGAAAGAGTCGTCGGAACCGCGCAGTTCCAGGGAACCGATGTGCTCAGGGTGGCAAATCTCGACAGCATGCAGGTCGAAGTGGAGGTCAATGAAAACGATATCGTCAACGTCCGGAAAAACGACAGGGTCATTATCGGCGTCGACGCTTTCGGCAAACGAACCTTCCAAGGCGAGGTACGGGAAATTTCCAACTCGGCCATAACGGAATCAGCCGGTACGCAGGAAGAAGTGACCAATTTCGCGGTCAAGATCCGGATTTTCAATCATCAGCGGCTTCTCAAGCCGGGCATGAGCGCCACGGCCGACATCGAAACCGAACGGGTGGAAAACGCCCTCGTCGTACCTATACAGAGCGTCACCGTCAGGGATGATTCCGAGGAAAAAGACAAGGAAAAGAAATCGAAGCCTCCGGAGGAAACCGGCAGCGAAAGGATGCGGGAAAGTCCCGCATCAAGAGCGGACGACGCGAGCCGCCAGGGGGTATTCGTCGTGGAAAACGCTGTCGCGCGCTTCCGGCCTGTCGAAACGGGAACCACCGATAACACTCATATCGTGATTCTCAACGGAATACAGGAAGGCGAAAAGGTTGTTTCCGGAAGCTATACGGCCATTACCAGGGAGCTGCGCGACGGCGCCGGGGTGAAGGAAAAAAACGACCGATCCCCATGA
- a CDS encoding TolC family protein, with protein sequence MIPPSKRKTHIFSLALAGLLCMFPSSTSAVQKELKPLSLRECIRIALENSSAVMQAEHAVRLQGSDVLKSYGQFLPKVSTSATYTPSSVSKAYADPSSATVAKTSIESVDLSLTTSLNLFNGFRDYAALQAAMKRKDAAGLSLDRARQTIVYDVTQSYFRVLLDRELLKIASENLSSSRDRLRLTKRQYEIGLKPVTDYYQQQAETATGELDVIRAENSLRGSRLELLRRLRLDPAEEIDAADIPKDSLLRLPRTVDRDRIVERGLAKRKDLQSAEQAARAAKWEVTRAAGQRYPTLDLSFILATGGNPYSSLDTPGTGEIVYDYPPLGEQLSDLAGYSLRLSMNWTIFDGFLTRHGIEQARINYLNESLNTGDLEHDIAIDINIAADNYTAAFKQIETSRQGLRAAGKAFETVSRKYDLGAASFVEANAARAALVAAKADYAQAVYNLALQKNVLDFTTGTTTIE encoded by the coding sequence GTGATACCGCCATCGAAACGCAAAACCCACATTTTCAGCCTCGCTCTCGCAGGTTTGCTCTGCATGTTTCCGTCGTCGACGTCCGCAGTTCAGAAGGAGCTGAAACCCCTCTCGCTGCGTGAATGCATCCGTATAGCCCTTGAAAATTCCTCGGCTGTCATGCAGGCCGAACATGCTGTCCGGCTTCAGGGAAGCGACGTACTGAAAAGCTACGGCCAGTTCCTCCCGAAAGTCTCGACCAGCGCGACCTATACGCCTTCCTCGGTATCGAAAGCATATGCCGACCCGTCAAGTGCAACGGTGGCGAAAACCTCTATCGAAAGCGTCGATCTTTCGTTGACGACCTCGCTCAACCTATTCAACGGTTTCCGCGACTATGCCGCCCTGCAGGCCGCAATGAAACGCAAGGACGCTGCGGGGTTGTCCCTCGACAGGGCGCGGCAGACGATCGTCTACGACGTGACGCAAAGCTACTTCCGGGTGCTGCTGGACCGGGAACTCCTGAAAATCGCCAGCGAAAACCTCTCCTCTTCCCGTGACCGGCTCCGGCTCACCAAACGGCAATACGAAATCGGCCTGAAACCCGTGACAGACTACTATCAGCAGCAAGCGGAAACGGCGACCGGCGAGCTGGACGTCATACGGGCCGAAAACTCGCTTCGCGGAAGCAGGCTCGAACTGCTGAGAAGGCTGCGGCTGGACCCGGCTGAAGAAATCGATGCCGCTGACATACCGAAAGATTCACTGCTCCGGCTGCCCCGGACTGTCGATCGTGACCGCATCGTCGAAAGAGGCCTTGCGAAGAGGAAAGATCTGCAAAGCGCCGAACAAGCCGCCCGTGCAGCGAAATGGGAGGTAACCCGCGCCGCCGGACAGCGCTACCCCACGCTTGATCTTTCCTTCATCCTCGCTACGGGCGGGAATCCCTACTCTTCGCTGGACACGCCCGGAACCGGAGAAATCGTCTACGACTATCCGCCTCTCGGCGAGCAACTCTCGGATCTTGCAGGCTACAGTCTGCGCCTCTCGATGAACTGGACGATTTTCGACGGGTTCCTGACCCGTCACGGCATCGAACAGGCAAGGATCAACTATCTGAACGAAAGCCTGAACACCGGTGACCTGGAACATGACATCGCCATAGACATCAACATCGCCGCGGACAACTATACCGCCGCGTTCAAACAGATCGAAACCTCCCGCCAGGGTCTCAGGGCTGCAGGAAAAGCCTTCGAGACCGTCAGCAGGAAATACGATCTCGGCGCGGCGAGCTTCGTCGAGGCAAATGCGGCCAGAGCGGCGCTTGTAGCGGCGAAAGCCGACTACGCCCAGGCCGTCTACAATCTTGCGCTCCAGAAAAACGTGCTTGACTTCACGACCGGAACTACGACAATCGAATAA
- a CDS encoding D-alanine--D-alanine ligase family protein produces MSRLRVALVFGGKSSEHEISVISARAVAEHIDPHKYETVPLYIARNGTWYEGAAARSVLGLDVTAMLKSLSPGEVSLRLEEMTRDREQDRFRLDFHEKNIDVAFPVLHGAYGEDGRVQGVFEILGIPYTGCGVQASAITMDKAVTKICAIEAGVAVAPFVQIQSRAYIENPAPFDAQVRRRFTPPFFVKPANLGSSVGISKVHAEEEFQAAMQVACRLDTKVLVERAVSGREVEVAVLGNDRPMASLPGEIEPGSDFYDYTDKYITAKAKLFIPARIDRELQEAVMREAITVYRALGCAGLSRIDFFIENQTGKIILNEVNTIPGFTPISMYPMLMEKSGVGFTELVDRLILLALEKTSP; encoded by the coding sequence ATGTCAAGACTCCGTGTAGCCCTCGTGTTCGGGGGAAAATCGTCCGAACACGAAATTTCGGTCATTTCAGCAAGGGCGGTCGCCGAACATATCGATCCCCACAAATACGAAACCGTCCCCCTCTATATCGCCAGAAACGGCACATGGTACGAAGGAGCCGCCGCCCGATCGGTGCTTGGCCTGGACGTAACGGCCATGCTGAAGAGCCTTTCGCCAGGGGAAGTCTCCCTGCGGCTTGAAGAGATGACTCGCGACAGGGAACAAGACCGGTTCAGGCTCGATTTTCACGAAAAAAACATCGACGTCGCTTTTCCGGTGCTCCATGGCGCGTACGGAGAGGACGGTCGGGTGCAGGGCGTGTTCGAGATCCTCGGCATTCCTTACACGGGATGCGGGGTCCAGGCATCCGCCATAACGATGGACAAGGCGGTAACGAAAATCTGCGCGATCGAAGCCGGGGTTGCCGTTGCCCCGTTCGTGCAGATACAGAGCAGGGCCTATATCGAAAACCCCGCTCCGTTCGACGCACAAGTACGCCGGCGTTTCACACCGCCCTTTTTCGTCAAACCCGCGAACCTCGGCTCTTCAGTCGGCATTTCCAAAGTGCATGCGGAGGAGGAATTCCAGGCCGCCATGCAGGTTGCCTGCCGACTGGATACAAAGGTACTGGTGGAACGTGCCGTATCGGGACGCGAGGTAGAGGTCGCCGTACTCGGCAACGACCGCCCAATGGCCTCCCTTCCCGGAGAAATCGAACCGGGAAGCGATTTTTACGACTATACGGACAAATACATAACCGCCAAGGCAAAGCTGTTCATTCCCGCCAGGATCGACAGGGAGCTTCAGGAAGCGGTGATGCGCGAGGCCATAACGGTCTACCGCGCTCTCGGCTGCGCCGGTCTTTCACGCATCGATTTTTTCATCGAAAACCAGACCGGCAAGATCATCCTCAACGAGGTTAACACCATTCCTGGATTCACCCCTATCAGCATGTACCCGATGCTGATGGAAAAAAGCGGCGTGGGATTCACGGAACTTGTCGACAGGTTGATCCTGCTGGCTTTGGAAAAAACCTCACCATAA
- a CDS encoding CoA-binding protein: MTVREILATYRHIAIVGISDRPARASSDVSRYLMQAGYTILPVNPNRKTVFGLECHPSISAMPAELKRKIEIVDIFRKPRSVEPIVDEAIEAGAKVVWMQPGAANEEAAEKARKAGLEVVLNRCMAVEHRRLFT; encoded by the coding sequence ATGACCGTCAGGGAAATTCTCGCGACATACCGTCACATTGCGATCGTGGGCATATCCGACCGGCCAGCTCGCGCAAGCAGCGATGTCAGCAGATACCTGATGCAGGCGGGATACACCATCCTCCCCGTGAACCCGAACAGGAAAACGGTGTTCGGCCTGGAATGCCATCCCTCGATAAGCGCGATGCCTGCGGAATTGAAACGCAAAATCGAGATCGTCGACATATTCCGCAAGCCCCGGAGCGTGGAGCCGATAGTCGACGAAGCGATCGAGGCCGGCGCAAAAGTCGTCTGGATGCAGCCTGGCGCCGCCAACGAGGAAGCCGCCGAAAAAGCGCGAAAAGCCGGCCTCGAAGTCGTGCTGAACCGCTGCATGGCTGTCGAACACCGGCGTCTTTTCACCTGA
- a CDS encoding DUF4136 domain-containing protein: protein MKRRTVFAALFMAALLGGCSTVSVVTDYDRDFDFSGMHTYRWPTGDEGIRKSDALVENPLVYKRVQAAVDSKLQARGFRLADSKEADFIVHAHAGVKKVRSYYPQVGLSYGFGHRGPYRSWWGPYGGYTYVGAYEEGSLLLDVIDARKKELTWRGVATGVVRRYRTPEAMQRDIDEAVAKILEQFPPGAPMGEAR from the coding sequence ATGAAAAGAAGAACTGTTTTCGCTGCCTTGTTCATGGCGGCGCTCCTCGGAGGCTGCTCCACGGTTTCCGTTGTGACAGATTACGACCGTGATTTCGATTTTTCGGGGATGCATACTTACCGGTGGCCGACCGGAGACGAGGGAATACGAAAATCGGATGCCCTGGTTGAAAATCCTCTCGTGTATAAACGTGTCCAGGCTGCCGTCGACAGCAAGCTTCAGGCAAGGGGGTTCAGGCTCGCTGATTCGAAAGAAGCTGATTTTATCGTTCACGCGCACGCAGGGGTAAAAAAGGTGCGCAGCTACTATCCCCAGGTTGGGCTCAGCTACGGTTTCGGCCACCGCGGACCCTACAGGTCATGGTGGGGGCCTTACGGCGGCTATACCTACGTCGGCGCCTACGAGGAAGGTTCGCTCCTTCTCGATGTGATAGATGCACGCAAAAAGGAGCTGACGTGGCGAGGCGTAGCTACCGGCGTGGTTCGAAGATACCGGACACCCGAGGCCATGCAGCGAGACATAGACGAGGCGGTCGCGAAGATTCTCGAACAATTTCCGCCGGGCGCGCCTATGGGTGAGGCGCGGTAG
- a CDS encoding lipoate--protein ligase family protein, translating to MSFSRVYIVSTGSRTGAWNMFFDTALLRLFVEGAFQERYGRNAALWRFYTWDPAAVSLGHGQFSGEIDKKRCRQEKIDIVRRPTGGRAVLHADEFTYSFFAETLETNAAIYAMVHDVIRLALRRLGVETEFCRSTPDMRRRYSTAESVSCFTASARNELQAGGRKLVGSAQRRSGSALLQHGSLPLSGNYRMLTGLLANGNPEVLSAVADRLERKTVSLADLTGSALSYDTLLDAMCRAIAESTCGAIRYLSEKELTALL from the coding sequence ATGAGTTTTTCTCGGGTTTATATCGTTTCGACGGGTTCGCGCACCGGGGCATGGAACATGTTTTTCGACACGGCTCTCCTGCGGCTTTTCGTTGAAGGTGCGTTTCAGGAGCGATACGGGCGTAACGCCGCTCTCTGGCGGTTTTACACGTGGGATCCGGCTGCGGTTTCGCTTGGCCACGGTCAATTTTCCGGGGAGATAGACAAAAAGCGGTGTCGCCAGGAAAAAATCGACATTGTCCGGAGGCCCACGGGAGGAAGAGCCGTGTTGCATGCCGACGAGTTCACCTACTCTTTTTTCGCAGAAACCCTCGAGACGAATGCTGCCATCTATGCGATGGTGCACGACGTCATTCGTCTCGCACTTCGGCGGCTCGGCGTGGAGACGGAGTTCTGCCGCTCGACTCCCGATATGCGAAGGCGCTACTCGACGGCCGAATCGGTGAGCTGCTTTACGGCTTCAGCCCGAAACGAACTCCAGGCGGGAGGCCGCAAGCTCGTCGGTTCCGCGCAGCGTCGATCCGGCAGCGCCCTGCTCCAGCACGGATCGCTTCCTCTCTCCGGTAACTATCGCATGCTGACCGGTCTTCTGGCGAACGGAAACCCTGAAGTGCTTTCGGCGGTCGCGGACAGGCTCGAAAGAAAAACGGTCTCGCTTGCCGACCTGACCGGTTCGGCGCTTTCCTATGATACGCTTCTCGATGCGATGTGCCGCGCGATCGCCGAGAGTACCTGCGGCGCTATCCGTTACCTGAGCGAAAAGGAGCTGACAGCGCTCTTGTAG
- the panB gene encoding 3-methyl-2-oxobutanoate hydroxymethyltransferase — protein MNDHSVKKLPHVTTRKLFEMKAQGEKIAMLTAYDYTTARILDRAGVDVILVGDSASNVFSGHNTTLPITVEEMIYHAKAVVRGVQAETSRAMVVIDMPFMSYQLSGEEALRNAGKIMKDNECDAVKLEGGRVIAETVKRITDTGIPVMGHLGLIPQSIYKFGSYKVRARDPKEADELLRDAKLLEEAGVFALVLEKIPADLAARVTSSVSIPTIGIGAGSDCDGQVLVINDMLGLSTEFHPRFVRKYVDLNSIMQDAVTRYVDDVRRGGFPLEDESY, from the coding sequence ATGAACGATCACAGCGTCAAGAAACTGCCACATGTGACGACAAGGAAGCTTTTCGAGATGAAAGCGCAGGGCGAAAAAATCGCCATGCTGACCGCGTACGACTATACGACGGCAAGGATTCTCGACCGCGCCGGCGTCGATGTGATTCTTGTCGGGGATTCGGCGAGCAATGTCTTTTCGGGTCACAACACCACCCTGCCCATTACTGTCGAGGAAATGATCTACCACGCCAAGGCCGTGGTGCGCGGCGTGCAGGCCGAAACAAGCAGGGCGATGGTCGTTATCGACATGCCCTTCATGAGTTACCAGCTTTCAGGCGAGGAAGCGCTCAGAAACGCGGGCAAGATCATGAAGGACAACGAGTGCGACGCGGTGAAACTGGAAGGGGGAAGGGTTATCGCCGAGACGGTTAAAAGGATAACCGATACCGGCATACCCGTTATGGGACATCTCGGCCTGATCCCGCAGTCGATATACAAGTTCGGGAGTTACAAGGTAAGGGCCCGTGATCCGAAAGAAGCCGACGAACTGTTGCGAGACGCCAAACTGCTCGAGGAGGCCGGGGTGTTCGCCCTGGTGCTCGAGAAGATACCGGCCGACCTTGCCGCCCGGGTAACCAGCTCCGTTTCGATACCGACGATCGGCATTGGCGCCGGGTCCGATTGCGACGGCCAGGTGCTGGTCATCAACGACATGCTGGGACTCAGCACGGAGTTCCATCCGCGCTTCGTGAGGAAGTACGTGGATCTGAACAGTATCATGCAGGATGCCGTGACAAGGTATGTCGACGACGTCAGGAGAGGCGGCTTCCCTTTGGAGGACGAGAGCTATTGA
- the pssA gene encoding CDP-diacylglycerol--serine O-phosphatidyltransferase, which yields MRKEKERTGGELFYPPFLDERNGSRKKFRFVSRTFVPSAFTVMNMVCGYVALVMAGSGEFATAAWFIVFAAFFDTVDGFVARITNTASRFGVELDSLSDLVSFGAAPAYLVYTFGLEKIGVVEGILLSSMLVVGSGLRLARFNIRVLGYSKDSFCGLPSPAQALTIAAFVLWTGSVTFAGSYPAEAVLAILTVGLSILMVSTVNYDALPKLTVRSFRERPLLTVLCLAGIFCVLVYHAKAFFVAMLLYILLGIFKSLSFLFRQFVLQRES from the coding sequence ATGAGAAAAGAAAAAGAACGCACGGGAGGGGAGCTTTTCTATCCACCCTTTCTCGACGAAAGAAACGGTTCGCGAAAAAAGTTTCGTTTCGTTTCCCGTACTTTCGTTCCATCAGCCTTTACGGTGATGAACATGGTGTGCGGCTACGTGGCTCTCGTCATGGCCGGTTCGGGAGAGTTCGCTACCGCGGCCTGGTTCATCGTATTCGCGGCGTTTTTCGATACCGTGGACGGCTTTGTCGCGAGAATAACCAATACAGCATCCCGGTTCGGCGTGGAGCTCGATTCGCTTTCCGATCTTGTTTCCTTCGGTGCGGCGCCAGCCTATCTCGTCTATACGTTCGGTCTCGAAAAAATCGGCGTTGTCGAGGGTATCCTGCTCAGTTCGATGCTGGTCGTCGGAAGCGGCCTGAGGCTTGCCAGGTTCAACATCAGGGTGCTCGGCTACAGCAAGGATTCCTTTTGCGGCCTGCCTTCACCGGCGCAGGCCCTGACGATCGCCGCATTCGTGCTATGGACCGGATCGGTAACCTTTGCCGGGTCCTATCCGGCGGAAGCCGTCCTTGCGATTCTGACCGTAGGCCTTTCCATCCTGATGGTAAGCACGGTGAATTACGATGCGTTGCCAAAACTTACCGTTAGATCGTTCAGGGAGCGACCGCTGCTCACCGTGCTCTGCCTGGCGGGCATTTTTTGTGTGCTCGTCTATCACGCAAAGGCTTTTTTTGTGGCTATGTTGTTGTATATTCTGCTGGGTATTTTCAAAAGCCTGTCGTTTTTGTTCCGTCAGTTCGTCCTTCAGCGGGAAAGCTGA
- the purS gene encoding phosphoribosylformylglycinamidine synthase subunit PurS: MAYKAKIRVTLRPSILDVQGKAVQHALENLGYGTVDSVRIGKYIEVRIGGESSQEAERTAEEICRKLLANPVMEDYSFELEKINSTD, translated from the coding sequence ATGGCATACAAGGCAAAAATCCGGGTGACCCTGCGGCCTTCGATCCTGGATGTTCAGGGCAAGGCGGTGCAGCATGCCCTCGAAAACCTCGGATACGGCACTGTCGATTCGGTGAGGATCGGCAAATACATCGAAGTCCGCATCGGCGGAGAGAGTTCGCAAGAGGCTGAGCGAACAGCCGAGGAGATTTGCCGAAAGCTGCTGGCGAACCCCGTCATGGAAGATTATTCCTTCGAACTGGAAAAGATCAACTCAACCGACTGA
- the purQ gene encoding phosphoribosylformylglycinamidine synthase subunit PurQ — MADVTIGVVVFPGSNCDHDTRYALDSFPNVKTRMLWHNEHDLQGSDIVVLPGGFSYGDYLRAGSIAKFSPIMREVVAFAERGNPVLGICNGFQVLLESGLLEGALSRNREKKFICRHMHVKVLNNGTVFTALYDRDEVLSLPVAHGEGNYYASSETVDMLEQNGQVLFRYCDAGGNVTDEANLNGSVSSIAGICNRRKNVVGLMPHPERASEEMLGSADGRRMFQGAIRHIIG; from the coding sequence ATGGCTGACGTTACCATCGGGGTCGTGGTTTTCCCGGGGTCGAACTGTGATCACGATACCCGTTACGCCCTGGATTCCTTTCCGAATGTCAAAACAAGAATGCTCTGGCATAACGAGCACGATCTGCAGGGCAGCGATATCGTCGTGCTTCCCGGAGGGTTTTCCTACGGAGACTATCTGCGCGCGGGCTCGATAGCGAAATTTTCCCCCATCATGCGGGAGGTCGTCGCCTTCGCCGAAAGAGGCAATCCCGTGCTCGGAATCTGCAACGGGTTTCAGGTTCTCCTCGAAAGCGGACTGCTCGAAGGCGCGTTGTCGAGAAACCGTGAAAAGAAATTCATCTGTCGTCACATGCACGTGAAGGTGCTCAACAACGGCACCGTCTTTACCGCTCTCTACGACAGGGACGAGGTGCTCAGCCTGCCGGTCGCGCACGGAGAAGGAAACTACTATGCTTCTTCGGAGACCGTCGACATGCTGGAGCAGAACGGGCAGGTTCTCTTCAGGTATTGCGATGCCGGGGGCAACGTTACCGACGAGGCCAATCTGAACGGCTCCGTGTCCTCGATCGCCGGCATCTGCAACCGGCGTAAAAACGTCGTCGGTCTCATGCCCCATCCCGAAAGAGCAAGCGAAGAAATGCTCGGCTCGGCCGACGGGCGGAGAATGTTCCAGGGCGCCATACGGCATATCATCGGGTAA
- a CDS encoding MFS transporter: MMITLVFPLYFKNVICGGEPSGDALWGASVSGSMLIVALVSPVLGAAADFSGRRKRFLFAFTLAAVIPTALLGFTGPGMALVAAILFVVANIGFEGGTVFYDAYLPEVASERSLGRVSGYGYAAGYFGALAILLLLFPLLQGGIVEENTANIRLVFFLVALFFAFFAAPLFLTTRDEKKNSVSMGYLAQSVREVKYTVMHIMNYPDLARFLLAFFFYNDAILTIIAFSSIYAQNTLGFTTVELVFFFMIVQTTAIVGSVLFGIVTDRIGPKRTIVLTLCIWCVVIVMAIMTTDKTFFYYTGLLAGMSMGSSQAASRSMMAKLTPKAHVTEFFGFYDGTFGKASAVAGPMIFGLISAQAGDQRIALGSLLFFFITGLLLILGVRTRTTHKRGGIVAG; this comes from the coding sequence ATGATGATCACGCTTGTCTTCCCGCTTTACTTCAAGAATGTCATCTGCGGAGGCGAACCTTCGGGCGACGCGCTTTGGGGCGCCAGCGTCAGCGGTTCGATGCTTATCGTCGCCCTGGTGTCCCCCGTTCTCGGTGCGGCAGCCGATTTTTCAGGGAGGAGAAAACGGTTTCTTTTCGCCTTCACGCTCGCGGCGGTAATCCCGACGGCGCTGCTCGGCTTTACCGGCCCAGGCATGGCCCTCGTGGCCGCGATTCTTTTCGTCGTCGCCAATATCGGTTTCGAAGGCGGAACGGTTTTTTACGACGCCTATCTTCCGGAGGTCGCTTCCGAGCGAAGCCTCGGCAGGGTTTCCGGTTACGGATACGCAGCGGGGTACTTCGGGGCTCTTGCCATCCTGCTCCTGCTCTTCCCGCTTTTGCAGGGTGGAATCGTCGAGGAGAACACCGCCAACATCAGGCTCGTTTTTTTTCTCGTGGCGCTCTTTTTCGCCTTCTTCGCGGCGCCCCTTTTCCTGACGACCAGAGACGAAAAAAAGAATTCCGTGAGCATGGGGTACCTTGCGCAGTCGGTCCGTGAGGTGAAGTACACCGTCATGCATATCATGAACTATCCGGACCTCGCCCGTTTTCTGCTGGCCTTTTTCTTCTATAACGACGCGATTCTGACCATCATCGCCTTTTCGTCGATCTATGCCCAGAACACGCTCGGATTCACGACCGTCGAGCTGGTGTTCTTTTTCATGATCGTGCAGACCACCGCCATTGTCGGTTCGGTCCTTTTCGGTATCGTGACCGACCGGATCGGCCCCAAGCGCACTATCGTGCTGACCCTCTGCATCTGGTGCGTGGTGATCGTGATGGCAATCATGACAACCGACAAAACTTTTTTCTACTATACAGGTCTTCTTGCGGGAATGTCGATGGGTTCCTCCCAGGCGGCCTCCCGTTCGATGATGGCGAAGCTGACGCCAAAGGCGCATGTGACCGAGTTTTTCGGGTTCTACGACGGTACGTTCGGCAAGGCCTCCGCCGTCGCCGGTCCCATGATTTTCGGCCTGATTTCCGCGCAGGCAGGCGATCAGAGGATCGCGCTCGGTTCGTTGCTGTTCTTTTTCATTACGGGTCTGCTGCTGATTCTCGGCGTCCGGACGCGGACCACCCACAAGCGCGGCGGCATTGTCGCGGGTTAG